The stretch of DNA CCTTGATGTACAACCTTAAATTAAAACTCTCATCCAActgaatttaattttctcttctttattgtcTTAAGATTGTCTCTTCAActtttagtgtttatttttttatttttttttaattttcaggtaTGGAAACTGTTCCTTGGTTTCCAAAGAAGATTTCTGACCTGGACCGTTGTGCCAACAGAGTTCTGATGTATGGATCTGAACTAGATGCAGACCATCctgtaagtattttcttttttttttttaagaccaagtcttgctctgttgcccaggctggagtgcagcggcacgatctaggcttactgcaacctctgcctctcgggttcgagtgattctcctgcctcagcctcccaagtactgggattacaggtgcccaccaccacacccagctaatttttgtatttttagtagagacggggtttcatcatgttggccaggctggtctcaaactcctgacctagggtgttccacctgcctcagtctcccataaCAGGCAGAAGCTAGCACCctgtaagtattttttttttttttttttgagatggagtcttgctgtctcccaggctggagtgcagtggcgcaatcttggctcactgcaagctccacctcccgggttcacgctattctcctgcctcagcctcccgtgtagctgggactacaggctcccgccacccgcacccggctaattttttgtatttttagtagagacgggatttcaccgtgttagccaggatggcctcgatctcctgaccttgtgatctgcccgtctcggcctcccaaaatgctgggattacaggcgtgagccaccgcgcccggcctgtatttttaataaatatatttataaaaacaatttaaagcaaactaaaaattAAGGGCAACGTTTTTAGAGAAAGTGTTTTTTCTAGACTAAATGAGATATTGTTTTAATCAAGATTTCAACAAGTGTTAATAGACCTCTATATTGGTGGAATTGAGACTAACTGCCTGAAAAACGTAGAGTTTCATTTGTTCCAAAATATCTGTCCCATGCCCAGCATTCCTATTATTAAGAGCTATTCAAAAGGTTATACTAAAATGAAGATAGCGTCTGCAGTTTTTATTTCAATGGGCATGGGTTATTGGACAGGGAGATAAGTAAAAGCGGGCCAGAGAAAGACTTGCCACCCACACTGCCCAGCATGATTGGTTTATTAGGCAGTTGATGAACTAGGAAGTTGTTTCCTGAGAAAACTGTATAGTACAGGCAAGAGTTGGAGAATTAGTAAATCTAGAGCATTtctgggaggggaagagagaagagagtgcGATTGTGAAGTTGAACAGACCAAGGCTTTAATGTAGCTTCTCTCACGTGTTAGCTGTGTGAATGTGACCTTTGTATACTACCTTAGACAGCCACCAGATGATGCGTCCAATTATTCTATAATCTTATTGAGTAACTATTGCAATTAATTGCAGTACTTGCCAGAAGGGAGCATGTAGTCTAGTTAAAAAGCTAaagcacacatatataaacaaacacacacaagataaaatataaaaagcacaCTAGGTGAAAATTTTCTTCATGAAAAAATTGCCTCAAAATGTACATAAGAGAGCAAACACTTCTAGATGAAGAGATTGGAGAAAGGCAACATTTCAACTGGGCCTTAAAAGATTTCAGCAGATAAGAGATGGAAAGGAAGAGCAATTCAGGAGGGAACAGTATGAGCAAAGGTTCAGAGGCAAGAAAATCTGGGGCATCTTTATGGAAAGGTGAGTACATCAGTTTTACTGATCTACCAAGTCCTGCTGATTTTTACCTCCTaggtatttcttaaatgtgttcCTTATTCATCCCTACTACCACATCCCTTAACTGGTCTTCCTTCCTCTAGCCTTGTCATCTTCAAACACCTCCTCGTTATCCTCATTAGAATGATCTAAGACCTCAATATGACTATTATTCATCTTCTCTCTTAAAAATCACCAATGGCTCCTAGGTACATacttaaaagaattgaaaatatatgtccatacaaaaacatatacacaaatgattgtagcagcattattcataatagcaaaaaagtggaaacaacccaaatgtccattaactgatAAATAGATGAAGTATGGTATATTTATATAAGCAAATATCATTGACCGTAAAAAGAGATGGAACACTGGTATGTGCTGCAAcgtagatgaaccttgaaaacattatggtaaatgaaagaagctagtcacaaaaggtcccatattgtatgattccgtttatatgaaatgtccagaacagaaaaatacatagaaacagacaGTGGATTACTGGTTGCCGGGAACTGGGGAGGGTTGGGGTGGAGAGCATGGTGTTTTTGTTGGGGGACAAAATCTTTCTGAAATTAGATGGTGGAGATGGTTGTTTAACTCTGTGGATAtctaaaaaccactgaatggttattttatggtatgtgaattatacctcaataaagttgttattcAAAAAACACCAGTGGGTTCCCAATACCCAAGGCTAAACTCCAAGCTCCTTAATGGACCTTTAATTTGCAGACCCCAACTAGTTTCAACATGCTCCGCCTTACTCTCCAAGTTTGAGCAACAAGGGGTTGCTTGTATTTTCTTAGGCACAACAtgctgggtttgtttgtttgtttgttttaatcactGTGCTATTTCCCCTCCTCTTTTATGTCTTAGCTTGAAAGTAATCACTGGGACTCCTTCCCTGAACCACACAATCGTTTTAAAGTGTGTGTGCCGTTCTGTACATATCTGTGCAATATGATGAGACACTTATTGTATCATTTTACAGTAACAGGTTCATGTAAACTCCTTTAAGCCCCAGACTGCTTTGttcatatttgtttttccagATTTTAGCACAAATCATAGTAAATCTGTGCTCCCTCATAGATCTGTGTTAAAGAGATGAGTCTCATTCTCTCTTTTCAGGTGTCCCCTTCTTTCCCATTGTTTGCATTTTTGGCTATTTTCTCCTGGGCTTTGatttttgatttcttattttgtctttttttttttttttttttaagatagagtctccctctgtttcccaggctggggtgcagtggcaccaccataTCTTGCTGCAGCCTAGAATTCCTGGGCtgagccatcctcctgcctcagcttcccaaggagctgggacaacaggcatgcaccaccacacctggctagttacaactgttatttaatttttttttgtacagacagggtcttgctttgttgcccaggctggtctcaaactcctgggctcaagtgattctcccccgtaggtctcccaaagtgttgagattacaggtgtgagccaccacactcagccattttgtctaaaaaaattttttttcatgagtATAAATTCTAATGTTACTATTTTGTCTGCTGTTTAAATCATCGTTGTTTCTGCAAATGGCAAATATATTCGCATTTTGTGATAAAATCTAAGACTAGATTCAGTTAAGTCactatttcaaatattaattactttttattattaattactaTTATGGTAAATATAACTGAAGATATAGTCAAATGATTAAGGAAGAAAACCCTCACCCTTGGAAAAGAGCCATGTATTTAACTGGGATGGTGGTTTCCTTATTCTTTAAACTGTTTTATCTTTGTAGCCACTACACTATCTTTGTATCCATTATATCTTTTATCTTTGTAGCTACTGGAGTATAAAGCTGTCATGTAAcattgactttaaaataaaaatgatcataaaTCTCTAAATAATGTTTGCTTATAGTAGCAATTATGTAGCCCTTTAATGTAATAGCTCTAGCAATAATGAAATGTTTCCCGAATATCATTTGTCAAGTTCTTTTAGTatggatatttaaaaacatatctttAATTATCAGGGCTTCAAAGACAATGTCTACCGTAAACGTCGAAAGTATTTTGCAGACTTGGCTATGAACTATAAAcagtaagtatatttttaaaaatgtagccaaCTTTGAGATAATAAAATAAGTGAATAGAATAAATTGTGTTCATTTGGTAAGTAGAAAGTGAAATAAGTgccattatttattaaatgctaaTTCAAAACAACTTCTTCCCTTTATCTCATTAGTGGAGACCCCATTCCGAAGGTTGAATTCACTGAAGAGGAGATTAAGACCTGGGGAACCGTATTCCAAGAGCTCAACAAACTCTACCCAACCCATGCTTGCAGAGAGTATCTCAAAAACTTGCCTTTGCTTTCTAAATATTGTGGATATCGGGAGGATAATATCCCACAATTGGAAGatgtttcaaattttttaaaaggtaataagctaattaattttttgtaaggGGGTTGCTGAACTCTGTTTTGATCAtgacagcacttttttttttttttttttgagacagagtctctctttctgttgcccaggctggagtacagtgatgccatcttggctcactgcagcctctgcctcctgggttcaaatgattcttctgccatggcctcccaaagtgctgggactacaggcacctgccatcacacccagctaatttttgtattttcagtagggatggggtttcgccatgttggccaggctggtcttgaacttctgacctcaagtgatccacccacctcagcctcccaaagtgctggaataacaggcgtgagccactgcgcccgacaaTGACAGCATTTTTAATAGAGGAATAAAGCGTAGTGATATGGGAGGTCAGAATTTTCCCATACTCTGTCCTGGTGTATTAGATCCAGGATTGGGCACCGCATTGAAGGATAATCATAACCTGCAGCCAAGGTAGAGGAAGGTGAGCAGGATTATAAGGAGATTTGAAATTGTATCACAAAGCAAAATTTGAAGAATTCTTAGGGTGTTTAACCTAGAGATTTAGGGGCTGTTATAGCTTTATTTAAATAGTTGGAAGGATCTTTATAACAGAGGGATCACTGTGCAACTCTAAAGTAAAGGACTGTTGGATAGAAACTTCAAGCTTTTGGCCCAGAATAGAGAATATCTTGTTAAAGAGTGATTTGAAAATAGAACAGGCTTATGAGATGGTTAGTTCCTCATCCGTGGGGGTGTTTGTGCAAAAGCTCCACACCCATTTGCCAGGGATTTGGTAGAAGAGATTCAAACATCTTGGGGAAGGTTAAAGACCTTTTCCACattaagattttataattttagcaagAAAAAAGATGGTGCTAATAGAGACATAAACAAAGGGTAAGgacaattttgttccttttagttctttgtatttgtttGGTCCAGGCCTCTTTACTGTTTTTCTAGCTAGTATAGGAAGTAAAAGGGGCAGTGATCTATCTCCAAGGGTTTACAGCATTTAAGAAGTATAAATTTTCCCTTTTATCTCAGTAGATAATCTCAGCAGATTACCATAGTGGAGAAAACAAAGAAGTTATGCTGTGACTGAAAAGAGTTTAGTTTATTTCCATCATGGTCTGAAATTGCTGTCTTTGAGTTTCTTACGTAGACTTTAAAAATCTACATATCTATTTAACTCCTAAACAGTATTCAACAACTATACACAAAACTAGAAGAAATATACAGGAAAGAGCAATACAGTTTCTACAAGTGAAGAAATTATGTAATTGGTTTCTATAAAAactaaatgtttgaaaaatagtGATTAAGGATGATAGAGAACCAATGCATATAATATTGATAGACTTATAAAGATGGACAAATATACACTACAGAAATTGTAACATCAAATttgcatgagatttggaggaaatGTTTTGTTATGCACACAAAATTGAAAGCTGTTCTCTTAGGGTCTGGAGCCTAGGCTGGCTGCAGAATGTGTTGCTGAAAGTGCTTCAAGGTCAAATATCAAAGAGAAATCAAAACTTATAGAAAGTTCAAGCAAAAGTTGGAAGGGAATACCTGCACTATCAAATATGGTAGACACTAGAcacatttggttttttaaaatttaaataactaaaataaatttaaatcaagAGATTGGTTCCTCAGTCACACtaaccacatttcaaatgctcagtggCTACATGCAGGTAGTAGTTGCCTTACTGGACAACACAGATATGGAGCATTTCTATCACTATGGAACTTTTTACTGGACAGTGCAGTCTGCCCATCAGAATGGGAGCATCCAAACACAACACAGCTGGATGGAACTGGAATACCAGAGTTGTGAGGGTTTGAAATGAAGGCCAAGATTAGGGCTTAcaggggtctcccgagccactgaATCCTAGTGGCAGGCCTCTTTTGCAGCATGCATGCAGTCTTGGCTGTTGGGAAATGGAAGAGCACTATCCCGTTTAGATAAAAGAAAGGGACTACTTTACAAGAGATGGTACTGGCTAAAAATGGCACAGCTTCAAAAATGGCTCTGATTTAAATGAATATATCTTGTTAGTGAGTTTTAACAAAAAGAAGATATCTAGGAGATAGTATAAACCCTTTAGGGAGACAGCAAGGTGTTGTATGGCATGAGGAGATCTGAGTTGTCATTCTACCTTTATCAACTAATGTGTGGACTTGGGCGCATTATTGAGTCTCTAAGCCTCCATTTCATAGTTGTCGCAATAAGAAGAAACATCCTTAACTCATGTTGTAAACATGAAAGGAGATGTGATATGTAAAAGGTCTAACTCATTGCCTGGCCGTAGCAAGTGCTTAATAGTAATTAGTTGCCCTTAATATGCATATGATAAATTTTAGTTTCCATGTCCTCCATCAAAGTGTTACTTGGTGCCACTAGCAGAACTAAAATGCTGCAGTCAGGGGTCTATTCTGGtaaagattttctttgttttctcctttgctttgcAGAGCGTACAGGTTTTTCCATCCGTCCTGTGGCTGGTTACTTATCACCAAGAGATTTCTTATCAGGTTTAGCCTTTCGAGTTTTTCACTGCACTCAATATGTGAGACACAGTTCAGATCCCTTCTATACCCCAGAGCCGTAAGTACTTCTATTTCAGCCATGAATTCATCAAATAGTTATTTATAATAATGGCATCTGccttatggttttttttttcctttggtgtgtgaggattaaataaattagcaTATGTGAAGCATTTAGAATGGCGCCTGGCATGAAATACATGCTCCATGCTCTATTATgtgttagccattattattattaattgacaACCTATTAGGTGCTAGCTGCTATTCTGAGCATAGGGAATGTaacactgaaaaaaatcagaaaaaaatttctgcctGCATAGAGCTTGTATTCTAGAGGGGGATATAgataataaacaaacaagtaaatgtaTGCAAATGTTGCATCGGGTGGTGATGAGTCccgtggagaaaaataaagctgagaaAGGGGGATGGAGGAGGGTGTAGGtgggtgggagtgtgtgtgtgtgtgtgtgtgtgtgtgtgtgtgtgtgtgtgtgttgctgttTTGAAAAGGGTGATCAGGGAAGGCCTTGctgagaaggtgatatttgagcagagaTCTGATTTGGGTGTGTATGTGGCagggttgggaggtgggggtggcgtGTGGATGTCCATAGATATCTGATATGCActtatatgtgtgtctgtgagtggcCACGGTTTTGAACcaaaattgtttctttatttgattAGTGTCCTTTGTGATCCATTACCAAAGTAATATCACCCGATCATTAGAATAAAATATTGGATTGCGATTTGATTGAATGGTTGATTATGCACTTATACTAAGCACTGCAGCGTGACAAACTTGTACCTCTGTTTCAGAGATACCTGCCATGAACTCTTAGGTCATGTCCCGCTTTTGGCTGAACCTAGTTTTGCCCAATTCTCCCAAGAAATTGGCTTGGCTTCTCTTGGCGCTTCAGAGGAGACTGTTCAAAAACTGGCAACGGTATAAATCTGGAAGTAACTGTATAGATCACTCATTTTCACCTGGGGTAGGGTGTATGAGTATCTGTGTAGTTTAAAAGTACATATTTAGAATGACCATTAGAAAATTTGTCTTTgcttggaggttgcagtgagccgagattgcgccactgcactccggacagagtgagattctgtctcaaaaaaaaaaaaaaaaaaaaaaaaaaagaagaagaaaagagaggaaaggataaagaagagaagagaaaagaaaagaaaggaaaagaaaatttgttttcattcataaTCTTTAATTCAAATAACATTAAAGAAGGATGTAAAATGTTAAGGTTTATCAAAAGGAGACATGAGCTTtaaaaaaggtagagaaaaacaagattacaataatatattatctatcttttattttccaataaaaaagatAGGTTTCCTTAAAATTATGCTAAAAAGTTTTTGAGTACTAGGTATAAGACACTGTGCtggaaatacaaagatgagtaagGCCTGGTTTCTACCTTTAAGGAGCTTATATACTGTTTGAGGAGACAATTATGTCAAATGAGATAGCCTGCAGCAAAGTTCAGCTTGCTCTGGGAGCATAGAgaacctggggaagttttcctgggaGAAGGACATCTGGATTAGCTGATGGAAAATGAGTGATGTGCTGAGCAAGGAAGGAAATGCATCTCAGGATAAGGGCACACAAGGAAAGACAAGGAGGTGCTTGATGTGTCTGTGGAAACAGCGAGAAGCTGGAGCAGAGTGTCCAAGCATGGGGGAGGCAGTGTGAAATACGAAAGTGCTTCCAAAACTGTGGTTTGGGGACCCTTGGGGTCCCTGAGGCTCTTTTATGGGGTCCTTGAGGTCAAAATCATGCCTAGATAAAAGATCCATTCAATGCACACAGTGGATTTTAATGTAACAGGCAGTTCATTGACATAATTCAGATTCCGCATTGCAGTTGAACTTTAAAAATCTCTACCCACTTGTTGAGTCTTCATGCAGAGTAAAAGAAGAATATCCACAACTATCCAAAACGACTATTAAAATATTCAACCCTTTTCTAACTAGATAACTGCATGAAGCTGATATAACTCATGTACTCAAACAGTATATCCCAAAAGGTTAAATACAGAAGCAGACACGAGACTCCATCTGTACTCTGgccagacattaaaaagatttaTAACATTGTAAAACAATGCTACTTTTCCTACTTTTTTATTCTGtataatatagttatttttattaaaacattatttatgttaccataaaatgagtttattaaattttaaaattaattagcaAGCATTTTCCccccagttttaatttttaatatggcTAATATAGATAGTGATAATCTACACATACACGCACAAAAAAAGCCTTGGGGTCCTCTAATTTTTAATAGTATGTAAAAGTCATCAGAACAGAAGCTTGAGAAGTACTGGTTTAGGATGAGACCAGATTGTAGAAAGACTTGTGAACTGGACTGGGATTTTGGACTTTATTCTAGGGTATTTGGGTCAGTGACTAAGAATTGTAATTTGTTTTAAGTTGAATTCTTCAATGTGTGagaataatattgattttttttgcagTGCTACTTTTTCACTGTGGAGTTTGGTCTGTGTAAACAAGATGGACAGCTAAGAGTCTTTGGTGCTGGCTTACTTTCTTCTATCAGTGAACTCAAAGTAAGAGTTGCAAATCTTTGTATATAACCATATTCACCTAATACAATTGATAAAACCTGAAATAGTTTTTGGTTTTGAACAAGAGCTTACTATGGAAAATACTTGGGGGTGTCACTAATCATTACCTGaatgtatttttctctatttcccaattatatattatataatataatccaaatgtgtgtatgtatatatacacacacatatatataaatcagGATTTTATAAGGGCATCTATGGGGAACAGCAAGCTACTTCTTTTGCTGGAGTATACTGTGGGTTGAATAGCGCTGTGGAAAATAAGTTTGGAATTGTAGGCTGGGCCATTGCAttagtaatacacacacacatgaaatacTTTGATGTATTTCTGATATATATGAAatggtaaatatataatatattttaaataagaagtaTTTTAAAGTCTTTGCTTACAAAGTCTTGCTGTTTCCTCACCATTTCTGATATACTAGCAATAACTTCTATAATTTCTAGGGAATTCTTTGAGATTTattattcattcaatgaataaataaactcatGTTTGTTGAGTAATCAATGTGTGTGAAACACCATCCAAGGTATTGTCTTGCTTTCAGGGAGCACTTGATGGTGGGTATATGAGTCATATACAGGAATAACTAGTGCTGGGTAGAAAGTAGGTGACATAATACAGGAATAAGTAAGCAAAGATCCTTGGGTGACTTTTacacaaagaagagaaggagaacaaAGCCACGGAGAGGATTGTGGGGGCATTTACAGGGAAGAGCAAGCCATTTCTTTTGCTGAAGTGCACTGTGGGTTGAATAGAGCTATAGAAAATAAGTTTGGAATTGTAGATTGGGGCCATTGCATTAGTAATATGTTTAGAGGTGTGCCAGTATGAAAATAGATATTATTCTTTGATTCACTGACTCTTTGTCTTCTAGCATGCACTTTCTGGACATGCCAAAGTAAAGCCCTTTGATCCCAAGATTACCTGCAAACAGGAATGTCTAATCACAACTTTTCAGGATGTCTACTTTGTATCTGAAAGCTTTGAAGATGCAAAGGAGAAGATGAGGTACAGTATATCTTCTTCATGCCTTCATTTTCTTCAGCAAGAGATCAGCCCCATGATGGTAACAAGTCACAGAAGTAAGCAGCTAGATAATTTGAAGCCCACAAGGAGCCTTCTGTCTGTAACACATTTTCCTTTCATAACAAGTATCTAGAGTATGTTGTGTATAAGGATTTTGCATAGTTGCAAATATGTATCAGATACATTGAGAAACTGTTTCTTTCCAATTCTTCAAATCACAAAGTTTAGTAGTTGAATAGGGAAAATAAATGATATGCAAATTACTATATAACAGCATGGAAAGTGACAAGAGCCTTGGAGAGATACAGATGAAACATTGTTCTGCATTTTATTCAAGAGCAATTCATTTCAGGTGGACGAACAGGGTACTCTTGATGTTATTTGAGAAAGGACTTGAAGGATAGATACTATTTAGATATATTAAGTTTTAGGCTGAGAGATAGCAAGAAAAAAGGTCAGGATGTTGAGAAATATAGGAGATACGTACAACGTAATCAAAGCTACGCTTTATTAATCAGCTAAGTGTGTGGTTAAGAAAGGAGGATATTGGAGGCAGAGAAACTTTTTagaagattcttggaacacttcagGTGAAAACAAATGCCTGAACTAAGACAG from Piliocolobus tephrosceles isolate RC106 chromosome 13, ASM277652v3, whole genome shotgun sequence encodes:
- the TPH1 gene encoding tryptophan 5-hydroxylase 1, producing the protein MIEDNKENKDHSLERGRASLIFSLKNEVGGLIKALKIFQEKHVNLLHIESRKSKRRNSEFEIFVDCDINREQLNDIFHLLKSHTNVLSVNPPDNFTVKEDGMETVPWFPKKISDLDRCANRVLMYGSELDADHPGFKDNVYRKRRKYFADLAMNYKHGDPIPKVEFTEEEIKTWGTVFQELNKLYPTHACREYLKNLPLLSKYCGYREDNIPQLEDVSNFLKERTGFSIRPVAGYLSPRDFLSGLAFRVFHCTQYVRHSSDPFYTPEPDTCHELLGHVPLLAEPSFAQFSQEIGLASLGASEETVQKLATCYFFTVEFGLCKQDGQLRVFGAGLLSSISELKHALSGHAKVKPFDPKITCKQECLITTFQDVYFVSESFEDAKEKMREFTKTIKRPFGVKYNPYTRSIQILKDTKSITSAMNELQHDLDVVSDALAKVSRKPSI